From a region of the Bremerella alba genome:
- a CDS encoding YqgE/AlgH family protein translates to MQSLAGQFLIASPYLPDPNFLRTVVLMVQHDDEGALGLVLTRPINLTVQEIWKNISGESIDAPESVLQGGPVEGPLMALHQEEKLGELEVIPGVYFSSQRENIEPLIRESRHEFRLFLGYSGWGDQQLEDEMEVGGWLTLAAKKEQVFETNNDALWKSVSGEVGTNIMRDSLNLKRMPQDPNVN, encoded by the coding sequence ATGCAGTCTTTGGCCGGACAATTTCTGATTGCGTCCCCCTATCTTCCCGATCCCAATTTTCTGCGGACCGTCGTCCTGATGGTTCAGCACGACGACGAAGGGGCATTGGGCCTGGTGCTTACCCGCCCGATCAATCTGACCGTTCAAGAGATCTGGAAAAACATCTCTGGCGAAAGCATCGATGCCCCTGAAAGCGTCCTCCAAGGCGGCCCGGTCGAAGGACCGCTGATGGCCCTGCACCAGGAAGAAAAGCTGGGCGAACTGGAAGTCATCCCCGGGGTCTACTTCTCGAGCCAGCGCGAAAACATCGAGCCACTCATTCGCGAAAGCCGCCACGAATTCCGCTTGTTCCTCGGCTACTCTGGCTGGGGCGATCAGCAACTGGAAGACGAAATGGAAGTCGGCGGTTGGCTCACCCTGGCGGCCAAAAAAGAACAAGTCTTCGAGACCAACAACGACGCCCTCTGGAAAAGCGTCTCCGGCGAAGTCGGCACGAACATCATGCGCGACTCGCTGAACCTAAAACGCATGCCGCAAGACCCCAACGTGAACTAA